The Altererythrobacter sp. CAU 1644 genome has a window encoding:
- a CDS encoding secondary thiamine-phosphate synthase enzyme YjbQ, with protein MRQATTILSLRTEGPGLVEVTQGVADWIAETGIGEGLLTALCRHTSASLMINENAAPAVKRDMVRWLDAMAPQGSHYEHDDEGPDDMPAHLKSALTGANLSVPVAGGRMLLGTWQGLYLVEHRTRPHTREVALHLIGE; from the coding sequence AGCCTTCGAACGGAGGGCCCGGGCCTCGTCGAAGTTACGCAAGGCGTTGCAGACTGGATCGCGGAAACGGGCATTGGCGAAGGCCTGCTGACGGCTCTGTGCCGGCACACCTCAGCCAGTCTGATGATCAACGAGAATGCGGCACCTGCCGTCAAGCGCGACATGGTGCGCTGGCTCGATGCAATGGCACCGCAAGGATCACATTACGAGCATGACGACGAAGGGCCCGACGACATGCCCGCCCATCTCAAATCCGCCCTGACCGGGGCCAACCTCTCGGTCCCGGTCGCTGGCGGTCGAATGCTCTTGGGTACCTGGCAGGGTCTCTACCTGGTCGAGCATCGCACCCGCCCGCACACGCGCGAAGTTGCGCTGCATCTGATCGGCGAATAA